The region TGGTCGCGAGTGCTCACCAATTCCCATACTACTCTGGAGAGATACAATCTAATTTCTTCCTTTTCAATACTGCCACCCAATGTATCACATATCAAACGCCATATGATATCAAATGCAAAGTGCCCAGGAAGTAAGTCAACAAAACGGCATCTCTTTAAGAATTGCTCAACTAAGTTTCTGGCATTATCAGTGCTCTGGCTGTCAATATGATTGGCTATTTCTGTGCGCCATTGCTGAATTTGGCTATATAGGAAATTCAATCCCGTCTGTGAATTGAAAAATCGATACGGCTTATCAGGAAGCGAGTCATAGCCAGTTTCCGCGTTTTGATGTGCCACATCCAATACAATTAATTCCTTAAAGTTGTGTTCAATCTGGCCCAGAACTTCCTTAAACTTGCTGCTAGACAGCACATCTTCTAAACTGTCTGTTAAACGAGCACGATCCCGGCAGAACTGTTCTATTGGTTTTTCCTCGAAAAGGTAGTTTTCATAAGAATGTCGATGAAGCAGAACAATCCGTCGATGTTGACTTCGGGTGCGTTTTAACATCTCATAATGTCCATCAACAATAACGACATAAGGGAGGTCTTTTTTTACAAGTTCCTCCGTTAACTTATTGCTTCCCTTCTCTTCGCTATAGGTTCGTATCCGGCAATTATAATTTTCGAGAACTGTGCTATAGAAGGGAATATCAGTACGTCCCTCGACATAAACAAGGATTTCCTGATAAAAAAGATGTTCTGCAATTAACCCCGAAGGGGTTCGGGAAAACGACATTAACTTTCTCTCCCCAAATCTATCACTTTATCTTGGAAAGTTCCAACGATGTCCGGGGAGTGCGTTGCGACGATTATCTGTTTCTGTCCACCGAGTGTTACCAGAGATTCCAACAGTTTTTCCTGCCACGTGACATGAAGCGACAATTCAGGTTGATCCGCGACATAAACCACAGGCTTTTCAATCCGGAGTAGGGCTTCGGTGAGGAAAATTAGAATTTGTTTCTCTCCTGATGAAAGAAGGCGTGGATTTATGTCCGCTGGCGAAGAAGTTTCGATTTTTAAATATCCTCTCTCATCAAACTTAATCGACTTGTTACTCAAAAATGAATTAACGATTTCTTCATAACGGCGTAAAGAGGCGAAAATATCTTCTTTATCTTTTTCAAGTTTCTTGGCATATGCCACCACGGCTTTTGTTCGTCCGATAAGTGGAATTACAAAGATGTCTTCAAATTCCGCAGGAATATCTTTTCCTTCATGAATCCGGACAAATACTTGTTCTGCAACAGTTAACGCAGCAAAATGATCGTCAATTCTGCTCTGCATTACTTCGTCTAAAAATCCAGCATCCTCAAAAGCATCCAATAATTGATCTTTTTCTACTTCCGTTGGTAACGAGTGAAAAACTGAATTACGAATTGACTTAAGTTGGTCATGTTCTTTGCTATAAAGTATCATCGATAAGACTTGATGTTCAAACTCTCTATAACGCTCAGAAAGTTGGGCGTTTAAGATGGAATGATAGCGAGAGATATCTTCTAACAATTCCTCAAGTCGTAAGTCTACTGATTCCAAAGGTTCTGTCCTTGTATGCCATTTTTCTTCATACTTTGTTACAGGTAAACGACGGCTTACGGGGAG is a window of Candidatus Poribacteria bacterium DNA encoding:
- a CDS encoding DUF4435 domain-containing protein, encoding MSFSRTPSGLIAEHLFYQEILVYVEGRTDIPFYSTVLENYNCRIRTYSEEKGSNKLTEELVKKDLPYVVIVDGHYEMLKRTRSQHRRIVLLHRHSYENYLFEEKPIEQFCRDRARLTDSLEDVLSSSKFKEVLGQIEHNFKELIVLDVAHQNAETGYDSLPDKPYRFFNSQTGLNFLYSQIQQWRTEIANHIDSQSTDNARNLVEQFLKRCRFVDLLPGHFAFDIIWRLICDTLGGSIEKEEIRLYLSRVVWELVSTRDHNSLKRRLQNAVREVQQMRESDSSQI
- a CDS encoding AAA family ATPase; its protein translation is MSSYFIESFKIDKLWGHRDIALTFKKDVNILIGPNGSGKTTILNLLNSILSLDISGILNVNFEFAEIHLQDFKNSSVLRTVKVHAANRLLRLELDEEEIGIDTESITGRRFTEHHGWLEKGNTLPERLPERFVRRTVVSEKFYDELTTLVPLVWLPVSRRLPVTKYEEKWHTRTEPLESVDLRLEELLEDISRYHSILNAQLSERYREFEHQVLSMILYSKEHDQLKSIRNSVFHSLPTEVEKDQLLDAFEDAGFLDEVMQSRIDDHFAALTVAEQVFVRIHEGKDIPAEFEDIFVIPLIGRTKAVVAYAKKLEKDKEDIFASLRRYEEIVNSFLSNKSIKFDERGYLKIETSSPADINPRLLSSGEKQILIFLTEALLRIEKPVVYVADQPELSLHVTWQEKLLESLVTLGGQKQIIVATHSPDIVGTFQDKVIDLGRES